In the Populus trichocarpa isolate Nisqually-1 chromosome 1, P.trichocarpa_v4.1, whole genome shotgun sequence genome, one interval contains:
- the LOC7467654 gene encoding uncharacterized protein LOC7467654, translated as MAKGPKFPYHKLKHEGFCDEYEERQRFNIVKSRRWYGFRRVHIRKRFRLKVPSLGRFLRRRVKLVSAVRLSCAKVLKRLKEGQAHFGDLFAGNYLFMQVNPTPLKYFERSYYNNNVLDLNSFPPGYCSLPRIAH; from the coding sequence ATGGCCAAGGGCCCCAAGTTTCCTTACCACAAACTGAAGCATGAAGGTTTCTGTGATGAATATGAAGAGAGGCAGAGATTCAATATTGTCAAATCAAGAAGGTGGTACGGGTTCAGGAGGGTGCATATAAGAAAGAGGTTTAGGCTCAAGGTTCCAAGCTTGGGGAGATTCTTGAGGAGGAGAGTTAAGCTGGTCTCTGCCGTTAGGCTTTCGTGTGCCAAGGTGCTGAAGAGATTGAAGGAAGGTCAGGCTCATTTTGGTGATCTTTTTGCAGGGAACTATCTGTTCATGCAGGTCAATCCCACTCCATTGAAGTACTTCGAGAGatcttattataataataatgtccTTGACCTTAACAGCTTTCCTCCGGGCTACTGCTCTCTTCCAAGAATTGCTCATTGA
- the LOC7456185 gene encoding E3 ubiquitin-protein ligase RGLG2, which yields MGGKSSRQANWSSNPSSWDAYQQPSYSQESFNHSPPPPPPPQQPYASQQSFGSQQHYSSSQDYGGGGDRRRLDRKYSRIADDYKSLHQVTEALARAGLESSNLIVGIDFTKSNEWTGARSYNRRCLHHIGDGFNPYEQAISIIGKTLAAFDEDNLIPCFGFGDASTHDQDVFSFYPDERFCNGFEEVLSRYREIVPNLRLAGPTSFAPIIEMAMTIVEQSAGQYHVLLIIADGQVTRSVDTEHGQLSPQEQKTVEAIVQASKLPLSIILVGVGDGPWDMMREFDDNIPARDFDNFQFVNFTEIMSKNVDTSRKETEFALSALMEIPSQYKATIELSILGQSKGIVSERVALPPPLYGAASFSSSKPSRPASFKPSVPSYQRDSQPFSSAPPATCSTYDNQLCPICLSNSKDMAFGCGHQTCCECGETLQLCPICRSTIETRIKLF from the exons ATGGGGGGCAAAAGTTCAAGGCAAGCCAATTGGAGTTCGAATCCATCTTCATGGGATGCCTATCAACAACCATCATATAGTCAAGAAAGTTTTAAtcattcaccaccaccaccaccaccaccacagcAACCTTATGCATCACAACAATCATTTGGGTCGCAGCAGCATTATTCTTCCTCTCAAGACTACGGGGGTGGCGGCGACAGAAGAAGGCTCGACAGGAAGTATTCAAGGATTGCAGATGATTACAAATCATTACATCAG GTGACCGAGGCTCTTGCACGTGCTGGTCTTGAATCTTCCAATCTCATTGTTGGTATTGATTTCACAAAGAGCAATGAGTGGACAG GTGCCAGGTCATATAACAGACGATGCTTGCATCATATCGGCGATGGTTTTAATCCATATGAACAAGCAATATCCATTATTGGGAAAACGCTGGCTGCCTTTGATGAGGATAACTTGATTCCCTGTTTTGGATTTGGGGATG CATCAACACATGATCAGGACGTCTTCAGTTTCTATCCAGATGAGAGGTTTTGCAATGGATTTGAGGAAGTTTTGAGTCGGTATAGGGAAATCGTGCCCAATCTACGACTTGCAG GACCTACATCATTTGCACCAATCATTGAAATGGCAATGACCATTGTTGAGCAGAGCGCTGGCCAGTACCATGTACTATTGATAATTGCAGATGGACAG GTTACTAGAAGTGTTGATACCGAGCATGGCCAGCTAAGTCCACAGGAACAGAAGACCGTCGAAGCCATTGTACAAGCAAG CAAGCTTCCCTTATCTATTATATTAGTTGGGGTGGGAGATGGGCCCTGGGATATGATGAGGGAGTTTGATGATAACATTCCTGCTCGAGATTTTGATAATTTCCAG TTTGTGAATTTCACAGAAATAATGTCAAAGAATGTGGACACATCAAGAAAGGAGACAGAATTTGCGCTTTCTGCTCTGATGGAAATTCCTTCTCAGTACAAGGCAACTATAGAGCTTAGTATATTGGG TCAGAGCAAGGGAATTGTTTCTGAGAGAGTTGCCCTGCCTCCACCTTTGTATGGTGCAGCATCTTTCAGCAGCTCTAAGCCTTCTCGTCCTGCCAGTTTTAAGCCAAGTGTTCCTTCTTATCAAAGAGACAGCCAACCTTTCAGCTCAGCTCCACCTGCTACGTGTTCAACTTATGATAATCAG CTTTGCCCTATTTGCCTCAGTAATTCGAAGGACATGGCCTTTGGTTGTGGGCATCAG ACATGTTGCGAATGTGGAGAAACCCTTCAGTTATGTCCAATCTGTCGAAGTACGATCGAAACAAGAATAAAGCTCTTTTAA